In Solanum pennellii chromosome 3, SPENNV200, a single window of DNA contains:
- the LOC107012891 gene encoding probable pectate lyase P56, producing the protein MEYSYRTKINVLFIVLILFVFAALGTATNAPRRKLTKKYRGPCMAVNSIDKCWRCDPFWAEDRQKMADCALGFGINAMGGKYGPYYIVTDNSDDDVVDPKPGTLRFGVIQKGPLWITFARSMRIRLTRELIVSSNKTIDGRGKYVHIANGAGIKIQSASNIIISNLRIHNIVPTAGGLLRESDDHLGLRGADEGDAISIFNSHDIWIDHISMSRATDGLIDAVAGSTNITISNCHFTDHEKVMLFGANDHAEEDRGMKITLAYNHFGKRLDQRMPRCRFGFFHLVNNDYTHWERYAIGGSSGATIISQGNRFIAEDKLLVKEVTYREKSTSSVEEWMKWTWITDGDDFENGATFTPSGDQNLLSKIDHLNLIQPEPSSKVGLLTKFSGALSCKIRRPC; encoded by the exons atggaGTATTCTTatagaacaaaaattaatgtATTATTCATTGTACTCATTCTCTTTGTATTTGCTGCACTTGGGACAGCAACAAACGCTCCGAGGAGGAAACTAACTAAGAAATACAGAGGCCCGTGTATGGCCGTGAATTCAATTGACAAGTGCTGGAGATGTGATCCTTTCTGGGCTGAAGATCGCCAGAAAATGGCTGATTGTGCGTTGGGCTTTGGTATCAATGCAATGGGAGGAAAGTATGGTCCATACTACATTGTCACAGATAATTctgatgatgatgttgttgatcCTAAGCCTGGAACTCTCCGATTTGGGGTGATCCAAAAGGGACCATTGTGGATCACATTTGCAAGAAGTATGAGAATCCGATTGACCAGGGAACTTATTGTTAGTAGCAATAAAACAATCGATGGACGTGGAAAATACGTTCACATAGCAAATGGAGCTGGAATTAAGATACAAAGTGCATCTAATATTATTATCTCTAATCTTCGAATTCACAATATTGTACCTACCGCAGGTGGCTTGCTAAGGGAGTCTGACGACCACCTTGGCCTAAGGGGCGCAGATGAAG GTGATGCCATCAGTATCTTCAATTCTCATGATATATGGATTGACCACATCTCTATGTCTCGTGCAACTGATGGTCTGATAGATGCTGTTGCTGGTTCTACTAATATTACGATATCCAACTGTCACTTTACTGATCATGAAAAGGTAATGTTGTTTGGTGCTAACGATCATGCGGAAGAGGACAGGGGAATGAAAATAACATTGGCGTATAACCACTTTGGAAAGAGATTGGATCAAAGGATGCCTAGATGCAGGTTTGGATTTTTCCATCTGGTGAACAATGATTACACTCATTGGGAAAG ATACGCTATTGGAGGAAGCAGTGGAGCGACAATCATCAGCCAAGGGAATAGGTTTATTGCGGAGGATAAATTGTTGGTGAAAGAGGTGACATATAGAGAAAAAAGTACATCAAGTGTTGAAGAATGGATGAAATGGACATGGATAACAGATGGTGATGATTTCGAAAATGGTGCTACATTTACACCATCTGGTGACCAGAATTTACTCTCTAAAATTGACCATCTCAATTTGATTCAACCAGAGCCCTCTTCTAAAGTTGGATTACTAACTAAGTTTTCTGGTGCTTTGTCTTGCAAGATTCGACGCCCATGttaa